A part of Myxococcus landrumus genomic DNA contains:
- a CDS encoding arginine deiminase family protein, which yields MAFDQVECWSEDGRLDSVVVFQPAALDVASAEEAVAVGFSRIVTRIEAQDASNRLREVLGSFGCRAIDLVDFLSPADRVVSNTTVNRVFVRDTAVALGARLVRGAAGFPTRVAEFDVTHGALSRLMGRPDGDVAWASVARVEFGDVFLLGQRRLLVNVGLRSDARCARDFVELAWEAGFEEVAVVRIPGDLGIIHLDLAFNVLGEEAVLARAFLRHCPLQVCVRERPARWESFEDYFVQRGRRVLTFEPGNTHPFLSNFIHLEPRLLLASEGAAPHLRALVRGLRMEVVGVDIEALEGGNGSVRCLTMPLRRAS from the coding sequence ATGGCGTTTGACCAAGTCGAGTGCTGGTCGGAGGACGGCCGGCTGGACAGCGTGGTGGTGTTCCAGCCCGCAGCGTTGGACGTCGCATCGGCGGAAGAGGCCGTTGCCGTCGGTTTTTCTCGAATCGTGACAAGAATTGAAGCGCAGGACGCTTCAAACCGGCTGCGGGAGGTCCTTGGTTCCTTTGGCTGTCGTGCCATTGACCTGGTGGATTTCTTGTCACCCGCGGACCGGGTCGTCAGCAACACCACGGTGAACAGGGTTTTTGTTCGTGACACGGCCGTGGCGCTGGGTGCGCGGTTGGTGCGCGGGGCCGCGGGATTCCCCACACGGGTGGCCGAGTTCGACGTCACGCATGGCGCGCTGTCGCGGTTGATGGGGCGCCCCGACGGGGATGTGGCGTGGGCGTCGGTGGCCCGCGTGGAGTTCGGGGACGTGTTCCTGCTCGGGCAGCGGCGGCTGCTGGTCAACGTGGGCTTGCGCAGTGATGCGCGGTGCGCGCGCGACTTCGTGGAGCTGGCCTGGGAGGCGGGCTTCGAAGAGGTGGCGGTCGTCCGCATCCCCGGGGACCTGGGCATCATCCACCTGGACCTCGCCTTCAATGTGCTGGGCGAGGAGGCGGTGTTGGCGCGGGCCTTCCTTCGACACTGTCCACTCCAGGTCTGCGTGCGGGAGCGGCCCGCGAGGTGGGAGTCCTTCGAGGACTACTTCGTGCAGCGAGGGCGGCGGGTCCTGACGTTCGAGCCGGGGAACACGCACCCCTTCCTGTCCAACTTCATCCACCTGGAGCCTCGGCTGCTCCTCGCCTCGGAAGGGGCGGCGCCGCACCTGCGTGCGCTGGTGCGAGGGTTGAGGATGGAGGTGGTGGGCGTGGATATCGAAGCGCTCGAAGGCGGTAACGGGAGCGTGCGCTGTCTGACGATGCCCTTGCGGCGCGCGTCCTGA